One genomic region from Salvia hispanica cultivar TCC Black 2014 chromosome 2, UniMelb_Shisp_WGS_1.0, whole genome shotgun sequence encodes:
- the LOC125207482 gene encoding transcription factor MYB1R1 translates to MAAMRSDTSALEDGQSSRTGSEVSGGGRGFMLFGVRVLTEGSFRKSVSMNNLAQYDQLPQDSSHDVAAGYASDDVVHPSGRSRERKRGVPWSEEEHRLFLLGLQKVGKGDWRGISRNYVKTRTPTQVASHAQKYFLRRNNHNRRRRRSSLFDITTDAVVGSAIDDDQMYQENSAQPPPPTQQTKNLEKIPLPKFGMAITPLVVPITTETPMDKLSLGQVNQLTNSPKPIRPIPILPVPPSSKMAGLNLNKTTTAAANQPLSLNLSMSSQAPPASQERHASAFQAMPAAGFNGSGGDSMISVA, encoded by the exons ATGGCGGCGATGCGCTCCGACACCTCCGCCCTGGAAGACGGCCAGAGCTCGCGCACAGGATCTGAAGTCAGCGGCGGTGGTAGGGGATTCATGCTGTTTGGAGTGAGAGTTTTGACGGAAGGATCGTTCAGGAAGAGTGTGAGCATGAACAATTTGGCTCAGTACGACCAGCTGCCGCAGGATTCCAGCCACGATGTCGCCGCCGGCTATGCTTCCGACGACGTCGTTCACCCCTCCGGCAGGAGCCGCGAGCGGAAAAGAG GGGTTCCGTGGAGTGAGGAGGAGCACAGGCTATTTCTATTGGGGCTGCAGAAGGTTGGGAAAGGAGATTGGAGAGGGATTTCCAGAAATTATGTGAAAACCAGAACGCCTACTCAAGTCGCAAGCCATGCGcagaagtacttcctccgcCGCAACAACCACAACAGGCGGCGCCGGAGATCCAGCCTCTTTGACATTACTACTGATGCG GTTGTGGGCTCTGCCATTGATGATGACCAAATGTATCAAGAAAATTCAGCTCAGCCTCCACCACCAACACAGCAAACCAAGAATCTTGAGAAAATTCCCCTGCCAAAATTTGGCATGGCTATCACACCTTTAGTGGTGCCAATCACAACCGAAACTCCAATGGACAAACTCTCACTTGGTCAAGTCAATCAGCTCACCAATTCACCAAAGCCCATTAGGCCAATTCCCATTTTACCAGTCCCCCCATCATCGAAAATGGCCGGCCTCAATCTAAACAAGACAACGACAGCGGCCGCGAATCAGCCTCTGTCACTAAACCTGTCCATGTCATCACAGGCGCCTCCGGCCAGTCAAGAGCGACACGCGTCCGCCTTCCAAGCAATGCCAGCTGCTGGCTTTAATGGGAGTGGTGGAGATAGCATGATAAGTGTTGCTTGA